TCCGCTTACTGCCTATCGCTCATTCCCTTACGGCCTGATGCTCTTCCGTTCTCCTGCACTCCTGATGATTCAATGACTCAATGATTCCAATGATTCAATTTCTTCAATTCGGCCCTGGTGGAGCCGCAGCACGCGGTCACAGCGGCGCGCGAATGCAAGGTTGTGGGTGACGAGGATCGAGGTCAGCCGATGGTCGCGATGGAGCCGTCGAATCAATTCAAACACCGCCTCCGCCGTGCGCGCATCCAGGTCGCCGGTTGGCTCGTCCGCCATCAGGATCTGCGGACCGGTCACCAGCGCCCTTGCCAACGCCACGCGCTGCTGCTCACCACCGCTGAGCTCGCCGGAGCGGTGCTGCGCCCGGTCTTCCAGCCCTACTTCACCGAGCCAGCTCGCGGCTTCGACTTCCGCTTCCCGCTTCGGCCGCCCTCTCAGCAAGAGCGGCATGGCGACGTTCTCCAGCGCGGTGAACTCCGGCAGCAGGTAATGAAACTGCCACACGAACCCCAGCCGCCGGTTGCGAAATTCCGCTGCGCCGTCGTCGGAAAGCGTCCGCAGCGCGATTTTTTCGCAGTATACGTCACCTTCGGAAGGCCTATCAAGCGCCCCGAGGATGTGTAACAAGGTACTCTTCCCGGCGCCCGATTCGCCCACGATGGCCAGCATCTCTCCCTTCCCCACTTGGAAGGACAGGTTGTCAAAGATCACCAGCTCCGCCGAGCCCGAGCGGAAGCTTTTCTTCAAGCCTTCCACCCGCAGCAGCATCTCTGCCTGACTCATTGGATGCTCCCGGACGCGCCTTCGTCACATTCGCGCGCCGCGGCATCGGCGAGCCCGAGCGCAGTCCGCGCTCGTAGAGCTATTAAAGCACTGCTTGGCAAGATTGCATCCCCCATATGAATTTCAATAGTTACCAAAGTGTGTTACGG
Above is a genomic segment from Terriglobales bacterium containing:
- a CDS encoding ABC transporter ATP-binding protein, whose amino-acid sequence is MSQAEMLLRVEGLKKSFRSGSAELVIFDNLSFQVGKGEMLAIVGESGAGKSTLLHILGALDRPSEGDVYCEKIALRTLSDDGAAEFRNRRLGFVWQFHYLLPEFTALENVAMPLLLRGRPKREAEVEAASWLGEVGLEDRAQHRSGELSGGEQQRVALARALVTGPQILMADEPTGDLDARTAEAVFELIRRLHRDHRLTSILVTHNLAFARRCDRVLRLHQGRIEEIESLESLSH